A genome region from Oncorhynchus keta strain PuntledgeMale-10-30-2019 unplaced genomic scaffold, Oket_V2 Un_contig_929_pilon_pilon, whole genome shotgun sequence includes the following:
- the LOC127927071 gene encoding uncharacterized protein LOC127927071: MLYICLTLREISSSARFYTVIIYICLTLREISSTARFYTVIIYICLTLREISSSARFYTVIIYICLALGEISSSARFYTVIIYICLTRREISSSARFYTVIIYICLTLREISSSARFYTVIIYICLTLREISSTARFYTVIIYICLTLREISSSARFYTVIIYICLTRREISSSARFYTVIIYICLTLREISSSARFYTVIIYICLTLREISSTARFYTVIIYICLTLREISSTARFYTVIIYICLTLREISSTARFYTVIIYICLTLREISSTARFYTVIIYICLTLREISSTARFYTVIIYICLTLREISSSARFYRVS, translated from the coding sequence ATgctatatatctgcctcactctcagagaaatcagtagttctgctaggttttacacagtaataatatatatctgcctcactctcagagaaatcagtagtactgctaggttttacacagtaataatatatatttgtctcactctcagagaaatcagtagttctgctaggttttacacagtaataatatatatctgcctcgcTCTCGGAGAAATCAGTAgttctgctaggttttacacagtaataatatatatctgcctcactcgcagagaaatcagtagttctgctaggttttacacagtaataatatatatctgcctcactctcagagaaatcagtagttctgctaggttttacacagtaataatatatatctgcctcactctcagagaaatcagtagtactgctaggttttacacagtaataatatatatctgcctcactctcagagaaatcagtagttctgctaggttttacacagtaataatatatatctgcctcactcgcagagaaatcagtagttctgctaggttttacacagtaataatatatatctgcctcactcttaGAGAAATCAGTAgttctgctaggttttacacagtaataatatatatctgcctcactctcagagaaatcagtagtactgctaggttttacacagtaataatatatatctgcctcactctcagagaaatcagtagtactgctaggttttacacagtaataatatatatctgcctcactctcagagaaatcagtagtactgctaggttttacacagtaataatatatatctgcctcactctcagagaaatcagtagtactgctaggttttacacagtaataatatatatctgcctcactctcagagaaatcagtagtactgctaggttttatacagtaataatatatatctgcctcactctcagagaaatcagtagttcTGCTAGGTTTTACAGAGTTTCATAA